In Ignavibacteriales bacterium, the following are encoded in one genomic region:
- a CDS encoding formate--tetrahydrofolate ligase codes for MTDLEIAKSIELDPITGIAEKASIDTDQLELYGKYKAKLPLSLIDMDKVKNNNLVLVTAINPTPAGEGKTTVSIGLNDAMNRIGKKSMVVLREPSLGPVFGIKGGATGGGYSQVVPMEDINLHFTGDFNAIEKAHNLLAAMIDNNLQNVQIALGIDSRTVRWKRVIDMNDRALRRIVIGLGGTTMGFPRETGYDITAASEVMAALCLANDLNDLKEKLGNIFVGFTFDKKPVFAKDLKVNGAMAVLMKDAIKPNLVQTLAHNPAIIHGGPFANIAQGTNTVIATRMGLSLADYTITEAGFAYELGAEKFFDIKCATSGLRPKAVVIVATIRALKYHGGKPLKELNEPDLEALEKGFENLEKHIENKSYFKVTPVVAINKFTTDTPEEIQRIKDKCAELGVACAEADVWGKGGEGAEELAELVVKTVAESKDEFTPLYDLNDSVENKIELVATKIYGAKHVDFMPKAKKDLKTINSLGLDKLPVCIAKTQNSLSDNPKLLGRPRDFLVTVREIEIASGAGFLIPITGDIMRMPGLPTHPAAERIDIDENGEITGLA; via the coding sequence ATGACTGATCTTGAAATTGCAAAATCTATTGAATTGGATCCGATAACAGGTATAGCGGAAAAAGCCAGTATTGATACCGATCAATTAGAGTTATATGGTAAGTATAAAGCCAAGCTTCCCCTGAGTCTGATCGATATGGATAAGGTAAAAAATAACAACCTTGTTCTCGTAACGGCAATAAATCCCACGCCCGCGGGTGAAGGTAAAACAACTGTTTCGATCGGTTTGAATGATGCAATGAATAGGATTGGCAAAAAGAGTATGGTCGTGCTTAGAGAGCCATCGCTTGGACCGGTCTTTGGGATTAAGGGTGGTGCTACAGGCGGGGGTTATTCACAGGTAGTACCTATGGAAGATATAAATTTGCACTTCACGGGAGATTTTAATGCGATCGAAAAGGCTCACAATCTGCTCGCTGCTATGATAGATAACAATCTTCAGAATGTGCAGATAGCTCTCGGGATAGACTCAAGGACTGTACGATGGAAAAGGGTTATAGATATGAACGATAGGGCGCTCAGAAGGATAGTGATTGGTCTTGGTGGAACGACAATGGGCTTTCCCCGCGAAACAGGATATGATATAACAGCCGCATCAGAAGTAATGGCGGCTCTTTGTCTTGCTAACGACTTGAATGATCTGAAAGAAAAACTCGGGAATATTTTCGTTGGATTTACATTCGATAAGAAACCCGTTTTTGCAAAAGATCTGAAGGTAAACGGTGCGATGGCTGTTCTGATGAAGGATGCGATAAAACCGAACCTTGTTCAAACCCTTGCGCACAATCCTGCTATTATTCACGGTGGTCCTTTCGCTAATATCGCGCAGGGAACAAATACCGTAATTGCTACAAGAATGGGACTCTCTCTGGCTGATTATACGATCACAGAAGCGGGATTTGCATACGAGCTGGGTGCAGAGAAATTTTTTGATATAAAATGCGCTACATCGGGTTTGAGACCTAAAGCCGTAGTCATTGTTGCAACTATACGGGCTTTAAAGTATCATGGTGGTAAACCTTTAAAGGAACTTAACGAACCGGATCTGGAAGCTTTAGAGAAAGGTTTTGAGAATCTTGAGAAACACATCGAGAATAAAAGCTACTTTAAAGTTACGCCTGTTGTTGCAATTAACAAGTTCACAACCGATACTCCGGAAGAAATTCAGAGAATAAAAGACAAATGTGCGGAATTGGGAGTTGCTTGTGCGGAAGCCGATGTCTGGGGAAAAGGCGGCGAAGGAGCAGAGGAACTTGCCGAATTAGTAGTTAAGACTGTTGCAGAAAGCAAGGACGAGTTCACTCCACTTTATGACCTGAATGATTCTGTTGAGAATAAGATTGAGCTTGTTGCTACAAAAATATACGGAGCTAAACACGTCGATTTCATGCCGAAAGCTAAGAAGGACTTGAAAACAATCAATTCATTGGGATTGGATAAATTGCCCGTTTGTATCGCAAAAACACAAAACTCACTATCGGATAATCCAAAATTATTAGGCAGGCCGAGAGACTTCCTGGTTACTGTGAGAGAGATTGAAATAGCTTCCGGAGCCGGTTTCCTTATTCCTATTACCGGTGATATTATGAGAATGCCCGGATTACCTACTCATCCTGCTGCTGAGCGTATCGATATTGATGAAAACGGGGAAATTACTGGGCTGGCGTAA
- a CDS encoding ABC transporter permease, whose product MRTILFILRKEFLQIFRNKSMLPLIFITPFIQLIVLSNAATFEIKNIRFDVIDFDQTSYSRELISKFTASNYFTYNNSYFSTGQSEEDFETRDARLVLFIPNNFEKDFITTGQTKVQLIINAEDGNAAGVVYNYSSSIVSDFNSSIVTDVSGLKIPQSPMIDVTFRNWFNPLLNYKTFMVPGILVVLVTMIGMFLAGMNIAKEKEMGTIEQLNVTPIKKYQFIIGKLMPFWVIGMAELSVGILVGRVLFNIPFLGSLISVYIVATVYMLSVLGIGLFISTITNTQQQAMFIAWFFMVIFILMGGIFTPIESMPQWAQTLDIANPIAHFNKVMRMIMLKGSHIPDFANTIYFLAGYAVVILSLAVWRYKKVS is encoded by the coding sequence ATGAGGACCATACTATTCATATTAAGAAAGGAATTTCTCCAGATATTCAGGAATAAATCTATGCTTCCGCTGATATTCATAACTCCGTTTATCCAGCTTATTGTGCTTTCAAATGCAGCTACATTTGAGATAAAGAATATCAGGTTTGATGTAATAGACTTCGATCAGACGAGTTACTCACGTGAACTTATTTCTAAATTCACAGCAAGCAACTACTTTACATATAACAACAGCTATTTCTCGACCGGACAATCAGAAGAGGATTTCGAAACGAGAGATGCGCGACTGGTTTTATTTATACCAAATAATTTCGAGAAGGATTTTATAACAACAGGGCAAACAAAAGTACAGCTTATCATAAATGCAGAGGACGGAAATGCCGCCGGAGTGGTGTATAATTACTCGAGCAGTATTGTAAGTGATTTCAACTCGTCCATTGTTACGGATGTAAGCGGGTTAAAGATACCTCAGTCGCCTATGATAGATGTCACGTTCAGGAACTGGTTCAATCCTTTGTTAAACTATAAAACGTTTATGGTCCCCGGTATACTCGTTGTTCTTGTCACAATGATCGGGATGTTCCTTGCCGGTATGAATATTGCAAAGGAAAAGGAGATGGGAACTATCGAGCAACTGAATGTTACCCCAATTAAAAAATATCAATTTATAATTGGTAAGCTAATGCCATTCTGGGTAATTGGAATGGCAGAACTTTCCGTCGGAATTCTTGTTGGCCGAGTCTTATTTAATATTCCGTTCCTGGGAAGTCTAATAAGCGTTTACATCGTTGCAACAGTATATATGCTGTCTGTACTGGGAATTGGATTGTTCATTTCTACAATTACTAATACTCAGCAACAAGCGATGTTCATTGCATGGTTCTTTATGGTAATATTTATTTTGATGGGAGGAATCTTTACACCGATAGAATCGATGCCGCAATGGGCTCAAACACTCGATATTGCAAATCCGATCGCGCACTTCAATAAAGTAATGCGTATGATAATGCTGAAGGGATCGCATATACCGGATTTTGCAAACACAATCTATTTCCTTGCAGGATATGCAGTTGTGATCTTATCGCTTGCGGTATGGAGATACAAAAAGGTCAGTTAA
- a CDS encoding ABC transporter permease: protein MKRFIGFIKKEFYHIFRDKRTLLILFGMPIAQIMLFGFAITNEIKDVKIAVLDKSKDNVTEEIRNKILSSGYFKLYDNLNTDAELDAAFKKGEIKEAIIFQPNFAEDLTSQKKASVQLIADATDPNLASLVVGYTTSILMDYQSSLAIKPPPLITTEVKNIYNPELKSVYMFVPGLIAVILLLVSALMTSISITREKELGTMEVILVSPLHPIQIIIGKVVPYFMLAFTNTCIILLLAKFVFEVPIEGSLVFLLIECVIFMITALSLGILISTVSDNQQTAMMLSLSTLMLPTIMLSGFVFPIDNMPLVLQILSNIIPAKWFLIIVRGIMLKGATIQYLWQESLVLGGMALFYLVVSLKKFKIRLQ, encoded by the coding sequence ATGAAAAGATTCATCGGCTTCATAAAAAAAGAGTTTTATCATATCTTCCGGGACAAAAGGACGTTACTAATTCTCTTCGGAATGCCGATTGCCCAGATAATGCTGTTCGGGTTTGCTATTACTAACGAGATCAAGGATGTAAAGATAGCAGTCCTGGATAAATCTAAGGATAACGTGACCGAGGAGATCCGCAATAAAATACTTTCGTCGGGATACTTCAAACTTTATGACAATTTAAATACTGATGCGGAACTCGATGCGGCATTTAAAAAAGGTGAGATAAAAGAAGCAATAATATTCCAGCCCAATTTTGCGGAAGACCTTACATCACAGAAGAAAGCTTCCGTACAGCTAATAGCAGATGCAACAGACCCGAATCTTGCATCGCTTGTTGTAGGATACACTACATCTATACTTATGGATTATCAGAGTAGTCTTGCTATTAAGCCACCACCTTTGATAACCACAGAAGTGAAAAATATTTATAATCCTGAATTGAAAAGCGTTTATATGTTTGTCCCCGGATTGATCGCTGTAATACTCCTTCTCGTTTCCGCGCTGATGACCTCAATATCTATAACACGTGAGAAGGAGTTGGGCACAATGGAGGTAATCCTTGTTTCCCCATTGCATCCAATACAGATAATCATAGGAAAGGTAGTTCCCTATTTCATGCTGGCATTTACAAATACATGTATTATTCTTCTGCTTGCTAAATTCGTCTTCGAAGTACCAATAGAAGGGAGCCTCGTATTTTTATTAATCGAGTGTGTAATATTCATGATTACAGCTTTATCTCTGGGAATACTGATATCTACAGTTAGTGATAATCAACAGACGGCAATGATGCTTTCATTAAGTACACTGATGCTGCCGACTATTATGCTGTCCGGATTTGTATTTCCTATCGACAATATGCCGCTGGTATTGCAAATTTTGAGTAATATTATCCCGGCGAAATGGTTCCTGATTATCGTGCGCGGAATCATGCTTAAAGGCGCTACTATTCAATACTTATGGCAAGAATCCCTGGTACTCGGAGGAATGGCTTTATTTTACCTGGTTGTAAGCCTCAAGAAATTTAAGATCAGACTGCAATAA
- a CDS encoding ABC transporter ATP-binding protein codes for MPDENNHIIEAEKLTKKFGNFTAVDAISFYVKKGEIFGFLGANGAGKTTAIKMLCGLWKPTSGDAQVAGFDIYKQTEEIKNNIGYMSQKFSLYEDLTVKENIRFYGGIYGLSNSEIKRKTDFMIEHLDIKGSENKLIRSLPLGWKQKLAFSVAMLHDPKIVFLDEPTGGVDPITRRQFWEMIYKASSEGVTMFVTTHYMDEAEYCNRVSMMVDGRIAALDTPSNLKKQFHVHSMFDVFVKIARPEQTKEPA; via the coding sequence ATGCCTGATGAAAATAATCACATAATTGAGGCGGAAAAACTCACCAAGAAGTTCGGCAATTTCACCGCTGTTGATGCTATCTCATTTTATGTAAAAAAAGGTGAGATATTCGGTTTTCTGGGTGCGAATGGTGCCGGTAAAACAACTGCCATAAAAATGCTTTGTGGGCTTTGGAAACCGACCTCCGGTGATGCGCAGGTTGCAGGGTTCGATATTTATAAACAGACGGAAGAGATAAAAAACAATATTGGTTATATGAGTCAGAAATTTTCTTTATACGAAGATCTAACGGTAAAGGAAAATATCCGTTTTTATGGAGGTATATATGGGCTGTCGAATTCCGAAATAAAGCGGAAAACAGATTTTATGATAGAGCATCTTGACATAAAGGGCTCTGAGAATAAATTAATCCGATCTTTGCCCCTTGGCTGGAAACAGAAACTGGCATTCTCGGTAGCTATGCTTCATGACCCCAAAATAGTATTCCTGGATGAGCCCACCGGCGGTGTGGATCCGATAACAAGAAGGCAATTCTGGGAAATGATATATAAGGCTTCTAGTGAGGGCGTAACAATGTTTGTCACAACCCACTATATGGATGAAGCAGAATATTGCAACAGGGTATCGATGATGGTGGATGGAAGAATCGCAGCGCTCGACACACCCTCAAATCTTAAGAAACAATTCCATGTACATTCTATGTTTGATGTATTCGTAAAAATAGCACGTCCTGAGCAAACAAAAGAGCCCGCATAA
- a CDS encoding ABC transporter ATP-binding protein, giving the protein MNAIEVHNVKKTFESITALEDINIEIKDGELFGFIGPDGAGKTTLFRILTTLLIPDTGTATVLGFDTVKDYKSIRNIAGYMPGRFSLYQDLSVEENLEFFATIFGTTIKENYSLISDIYSQLEPFKKRRAGQLSGGMKQKLALCCALIHKPKVLFLDEPTTGVDPVSREEFWGMLDRLKDQGITIVVSTPYMNEASLCDRVALIQKGKLLSVDTPDDIVKHYTKTIYGIKADKTYQLIESLLKYEYAESVYPFGEFLHYTDKRDNINPDEIKKYLEGCGLKDIEIEIKKPDIEDVFMYLMKQTETANA; this is encoded by the coding sequence ATGAATGCAATAGAAGTACATAACGTAAAAAAAACATTCGAGAGTATCACAGCGCTGGAAGATATAAACATCGAGATAAAGGACGGTGAGTTATTCGGGTTTATCGGACCTGATGGCGCAGGGAAAACAACACTATTCCGGATATTAACTACACTGCTCATCCCGGATACAGGTACAGCTACAGTATTAGGATTCGACACGGTCAAAGATTACAAGAGCATCCGGAACATCGCCGGGTATATGCCGGGAAGGTTTTCCCTTTATCAGGATCTTAGTGTTGAAGAAAACCTAGAATTTTTCGCGACAATATTTGGTACCACAATTAAGGAAAATTACTCGCTTATAAGTGATATCTACTCACAACTTGAACCATTTAAAAAGAGAAGAGCGGGACAATTATCGGGTGGAATGAAGCAAAAGCTGGCGCTGTGTTGCGCTTTGATACATAAACCAAAGGTGCTTTTCCTGGATGAACCTACAACAGGTGTGGACCCGGTCTCAAGAGAAGAGTTTTGGGGAATGCTGGATAGGTTAAAAGATCAGGGAATAACGATTGTAGTATCTACACCTTACATGAATGAAGCCTCACTTTGCGACAGGGTTGCGCTAATCCAAAAGGGCAAGCTTCTTAGTGTCGATACTCCCGACGATATTGTAAAACATTACACAAAAACTATATACGGAATAAAAGCGGATAAAACTTACCAGCTTATTGAATCTTTATTGAAATATGAATATGCCGAATCTGTTTACCCGTTCGGAGAATTCCTTCATTACACTGATAAACGTGACAATATCAACCCGGATGAGATCAAAAAATATCTGGAAGGATGCGGGTTGAAGGATATAGAGATCGAAATTAAAAAACCGGATATCGAAGATGTCTTTATGTATTTAATGAAGCAAACTGAAACAGCGAATGCCTGA
- a CDS encoding HlyD family efflux transporter periplasmic adaptor subunit, producing MRKIFIVLIPLITILQSCSNDDGKSDAYGNFEATETIVSVNSDGKILTLNVEEGETIPANQVVGFIDTTQLHLRKMQLVEQKQTIATKYAGVFANVRVLQQKVEGNMIEKRRIENLLKSEATPERNLDDINTNINVLESEIAATKTQNKTIFEEMQTVDAQIKQVDDLIDQSIVINPVDGTVLVKFVEQYEMNTPGKPLYKIANLDTMTLRVYVSGAQLPSISIGQKVTVLVDKNANSDRQLEGVISWISSKAEFTPKIIQTKDERVNLVYAVKVRVKNDGTLKIGMPGEIRFDLNTSNQ from the coding sequence ATGAGAAAGATTTTCATAGTACTTATTCCGCTAATTACCATTCTGCAATCCTGTTCAAATGACGACGGGAAATCCGATGCTTATGGAAACTTCGAAGCTACGGAGACAATCGTATCCGTTAACAGCGACGGCAAGATATTAACCCTAAATGTCGAGGAGGGTGAGACGATTCCGGCAAATCAAGTCGTAGGCTTCATTGACACCACACAGCTTCACCTCAGAAAAATGCAGCTTGTAGAGCAAAAGCAAACAATTGCAACAAAATATGCAGGTGTATTTGCTAATGTAAGGGTCCTCCAGCAGAAGGTTGAGGGTAACATGATCGAGAAGAGAAGGATAGAAAACCTTCTCAAGAGCGAAGCAACACCGGAAAGGAATCTAGACGACATTAACACTAATATTAACGTTCTCGAAAGTGAGATAGCCGCAACCAAGACGCAGAATAAAACCATTTTCGAGGAAATGCAAACGGTCGATGCACAGATAAAACAAGTCGATGATCTGATCGACCAGAGCATAGTGATAAATCCCGTCGATGGGACAGTACTGGTTAAGTTCGTTGAACAATACGAAATGAATACACCGGGTAAACCATTATATAAGATAGCTAATCTCGACACCATGACACTCAGGGTGTATGTCAGCGGTGCACAGCTTCCATCGATATCGATCGGACAAAAAGTAACTGTACTTGTGGATAAAAATGCCAATAGCGACAGACAGCTGGAGGGAGTAATTAGCTGGATTTCTTCAAAAGCGGAATTTACACCGAAAATAATCCAGACAAAGGACGAAAGGGTTAATCTTGTTTACGCAGTAAAAGTAAGAGTGAAAAACGATGGTACGCTGAAAATAGGAATGCCCGGTGAGATAAGGTTCGACTTAAACACTTCCAATCAATGA
- a CDS encoding TolC family protein yields MKALLMLMFLFPQQKDTLTLQYCYEQVYETYPTRQQEQLVESSSRLKVDNLGVNYLPKITLSGKASYQSDVPHLETSSPLFTFPQQSKDQYKLLLDVTQTVYDGGITGSLEDIQRNEALAEQQKVEVELYNLKQNINDLYFGVLTLQESQKQLEIQYETVKEQLDQVIVQIQNGAVAGSNRYILEAQLVSIEQQIMNIQSNKMASIRMLSQLMDEDLDTNTVFKVPQVSLPNTDIKPGDRPEYKLYNLEKNTLTSYQDKISTNMMPKINVFGQAGYGRPGLNFLDNDFKSFYMVGLNLSWSPVNWGTNNNEEQIYNINKKMIDTRKETLDKNIKMSLEKYKTDISNMEGLIQKDYEIIALKDKVMLSISSQLQNGTITATDYLTELNSRTQAVINLKTHEVQLIQAKVNFLTAKGN; encoded by the coding sequence ATGAAAGCATTATTAATGCTTATGTTCCTCTTCCCGCAGCAAAAGGATACGCTTACACTTCAGTATTGTTATGAGCAGGTCTACGAAACCTATCCCACAAGGCAACAGGAACAATTAGTGGAATCGTCTTCCCGTTTGAAGGTCGATAACCTTGGCGTGAATTACCTGCCGAAAATTACGCTAAGTGGTAAGGCATCATATCAATCCGATGTACCTCACCTTGAGACGAGTTCACCATTATTTACATTCCCCCAGCAAAGCAAGGATCAATATAAACTGCTGCTTGATGTCACACAGACAGTTTATGACGGAGGCATTACGGGAAGCCTCGAGGATATACAGAGGAATGAAGCACTTGCCGAGCAACAAAAGGTCGAGGTAGAGCTTTACAACCTTAAACAGAACATAAACGATCTGTACTTCGGGGTGCTGACCCTTCAGGAAAGTCAGAAGCAGCTTGAGATACAATACGAAACTGTGAAAGAACAGCTGGATCAGGTCATCGTCCAGATACAAAACGGCGCTGTTGCCGGCAGTAACAGATATATACTCGAAGCCCAGCTGGTGTCTATAGAACAGCAGATAATGAATATCCAATCGAACAAAATGGCTTCGATACGAATGCTCTCGCAACTAATGGATGAAGATCTTGATACAAATACCGTGTTCAAGGTTCCCCAGGTATCTCTGCCTAATACGGATATAAAACCCGGCGACCGACCGGAATACAAGCTATACAACCTTGAGAAAAATACCCTAACATCCTACCAGGATAAAATATCGACCAATATGATGCCGAAGATAAATGTGTTTGGTCAGGCAGGATACGGCAGACCGGGACTAAATTTTCTGGATAATGATTTCAAATCTTTCTACATGGTCGGGTTAAACTTATCATGGAGTCCTGTGAACTGGGGCACAAATAACAATGAAGAGCAAATCTATAACATCAATAAAAAAATGATCGATACCCGTAAGGAAACCCTCGATAAAAATATCAAAATGTCGCTTGAGAAATATAAAACCGATATATCTAATATGGAAGGATTAATACAAAAGGATTATGAGATAATCGCATTAAAGGATAAAGTAATGCTGAGTATTTCATCACAACTTCAGAACGGAACGATTACGGCAACTGATTATCTTACAGAACTAAATTCCAGAACACAAGCAGTGATAAACCTCAAAACACATGAAGTACAGTTAATACAGGCAAAAGTAAACTTCCTAACAGCAAAAGGAAATTAA
- a CDS encoding TetR/AcrR family transcriptional regulator — MVKFIMEDKLLKKEQSTDKIILQSAREVFMKSGLQGARMQEIADKASINKAMLYYYYRSKEDLFKAVFIEEIYKVMPKISELLAVDLPLFDKIRYFVENYIDIIKRNKHMPIFVLTEINQNPERIVSFAREKVMTYFHVLVKDVEKAYKEGLIIKIEPQQLIVNMLALCLFPFAARPMVKGIFGMDEDAFDEFIDRRKKEVPDFIINAIKVK, encoded by the coding sequence ATGGTTAAATTCATTATGGAAGATAAGCTACTGAAAAAAGAACAATCTACCGACAAGATAATTTTACAATCCGCTAGAGAAGTATTTATGAAATCAGGATTACAAGGTGCTCGAATGCAGGAGATCGCTGATAAGGCTTCCATAAATAAGGCGATGCTCTATTACTATTACAGATCGAAAGAAGATCTTTTTAAAGCCGTTTTCATTGAGGAGATATACAAAGTCATGCCGAAGATCAGCGAGCTCCTCGCCGTCGATCTTCCACTATTCGATAAGATCAGGTACTTTGTCGAAAATTACATTGACATAATAAAACGGAATAAGCACATGCCAATATTTGTGTTAACGGAAATAAATCAAAACCCTGAAAGAATAGTTTCCTTTGCACGCGAAAAAGTAATGACATATTTCCATGTATTGGTTAAAGACGTTGAGAAAGCTTATAAAGAAGGATTAATAATAAAAATTGAACCGCAGCAGCTAATTGTAAACATGCTTGCGCTTTGTTTATTCCCATTTGCAGCCAGACCAATGGTAAAAGGGATTTTTGGTATGGATGAAGATGCTTTTGATGAATTTATCGACCGTAGAAAAAAAGAAGTACCTGATTTCATAATAAACGCGATAAAAGTTAAATAA
- a CDS encoding sulfite exporter TauE/SafE family protein produces MEVWAGLILGFVGSFHCAGMCGPIAMSLPGSNYKDFKFIFGRLIYNSGRVITYASLGALFGFLGNRIAISGLQQELSIVLGILILVTLSFYLFGRKNKYSGKILTKYTTVIKKPLSTLFKKKSYTSLLLIGIINGLLPCGFVYIAIAGSLSTGGVTSGMLFMVLFGLGTFPVMLSASVFGNIIRSKIRIPYAKILPSLSVVIAILLILRGLNLGIPYISPELKSTPQDSEVICK; encoded by the coding sequence ATGGAAGTGTGGGCCGGACTAATATTGGGATTTGTTGGAAGCTTTCACTGCGCAGGTATGTGCGGACCAATTGCTATGTCACTCCCAGGAAGCAACTATAAAGATTTCAAATTTATATTCGGTCGGTTAATCTATAATTCCGGAAGAGTGATCACATATGCATCACTGGGAGCGTTATTTGGTTTTCTTGGGAACAGAATCGCCATATCCGGCTTACAACAAGAACTCTCAATAGTACTTGGCATTTTAATTTTAGTCACCCTTAGTTTTTACCTCTTTGGAAGAAAGAATAAATATTCCGGTAAAATACTTACAAAATATACTACGGTCATTAAGAAACCTCTTTCAACATTGTTTAAAAAGAAGAGTTACACTTCCCTGCTCCTTATAGGAATAATAAATGGGTTACTACCATGCGGATTCGTTTATATTGCAATTGCAGGGTCGCTCTCAACCGGCGGAGTTACTTCGGGAATGTTATTTATGGTTTTGTTTGGTCTTGGTACTTTCCCTGTTATGCTTTCAGCATCCGTCTTTGGAAACATAATCCGAAGCAAGATCAGAATTCCCTATGCGAAGATCCTCCCCTCACTTTCTGTTGTGATCGCGATTCTTTTGATACTCCGCGGGCTAAATCTTGGCATTCCCTATATCAGCCCCGAATTAAAATCTACCCCACAAGATTCCGAAGTGATCTGTAAATAA
- a CDS encoding FixH family protein — protein sequence MSWGTKIILSFVVFMTGMLAMVFYVFNLKMDLVEDNYYEQDLKYQEHINTLEKTLKDGENLQIVKKAGSIDFQFPEQGSAPGGEIFFYRPSDAEKDFKINISPDEKRMQNVSTSQLDPGIWKIQVTWYSDNQKYFKEEKVFVD from the coding sequence ATGAGCTGGGGTACAAAAATAATATTATCTTTTGTTGTATTCATGACAGGTATGCTGGCAATGGTGTTTTATGTATTCAACCTCAAAATGGATCTTGTAGAGGATAATTACTATGAGCAGGATCTAAAATACCAGGAGCATATTAACACATTAGAGAAAACTCTGAAAGATGGAGAGAATCTCCAAATAGTTAAGAAAGCGGGCAGTATAGATTTTCAATTTCCGGAGCAGGGATCTGCACCTGGAGGTGAGATATTTTTTTACCGCCCCTCAGACGCAGAAAAAGATTTTAAGATCAATATTTCTCCTGACGAAAAGAGGATGCAGAATGTTAGTACATCCCAATTGGATCCGGGTATCTGGAAAATCCAGGTTACATGGTATTCAGATAATCAAAAATACTTTAAAGAAGAAAAGGTTTTCGTAGACTAA